The window CTACAACGAGAGTTTTAGTCAAAGGCTAAAGAAAATTAGGCTCAATGTGGCGTGTGATTTATTGATTAATACTTCGTTGCCAGTGAATCTGATTTTGGAGAAAGTGGGATACGACAACCAAGCCAACTTTAATCGTCAGTTTAAATCGTATAAGCAGGTGACTCCGACTCAATATCGAATAGCAATGAAACGTCATTAATTCATTCACATACTAAACAATTCACATAAGATTCTGAATAAATTACAGTTAGGTGAACTTTAAAAATGGATTTAACGTATTACCAAGGATGTAAGTTTATGTTTTCACAAGGCTTACTCGCATTACTAATAAAAACAAGCCGGGGTTAGGATGAAAAAAATATTATTGCTGCTTAGTGTGATTCTATTGGGTGGTTGTGTGGGCATGCCTGAAACAGTAAAGCCCGTTCAACAGTTCGAGTTGGATAGATACTTAGGGAAATGGTACGAAGTGGCTCGTTTGGATCACTCGTTTGAACGTGGCTTAGATAACATCAGTGCTGAGTACAGCCTTCGTGATGATGGCGGTGTGAAGGTGATTAACCGCGGCTATTCGGACGAAGATGGCGAATGGAACGAAGCGGAAGGCAAAGCGTATTTTGTGGAAGGCAGCGAACAAGGCTATTTGAAAGTGTCTTTCTTTGGCCCCTTCTATGGAGCTTATGTGGTGTTTGAGTTGGACAAAGAGAACTACCAATACGCGTTTGTTTCGGGCCCAGATACTGACTACTTGTGGTTACTTTCAAGAACACCAGAGGTTGCGCCAGAAGTGATGGAGAAGTTCAAAGCTATGTCTAAAGAACGTGGCTTCAATACTGAGGAATTGATTTACGTTGAGCACAGCAAATAAGCTGAGCGTGCGAGGTTAACGACAGTTGATTGAGAAAAAGGAACAGATGATGAGTGCATCTGTTCCTTTTTTATTGGTTTGGTTTGGTTTTGTATTTTGTATTTTGTATGAACTAGCCTTGTCGACGAACCTGCAACACACTGAGCACCGATAGTGATAGGAAGAACGCAGGGTCACTCCAACCAAAACCAACAAAAATGCCTGTAAACGCGGCATACAAGGTGATGATGGCACCCAGCATATTGGTCACACCCAAACCTTGGATGAGTTTTTTAGCACTGACTCCGGGCTCAATGTCTCTTAATAACCAGCTTATCGCGGCAATGCCACCAAGGAAGATACTGGTGTGCTGAGAGAGAAAATAAGCGTACTTATCATTAATTTCCACACCGTACATAGGCCACATGACCGTTGGTAGGAAAAACAACGCCAAGGCAAACCCTGCGTAAATGATGCCGTGTAGGCTTAAAAACGTTTTATTGTTCATTTGTTATCTCTCTATCTCGTGCCTGTCGCTAATTCTTTATTCATTCCAATCGCTTTGTTTTCATTCAGCGAATTAACTAGCCGTTGATTGGGCCTTTGTTAATGGTAGTTAAAGGCTGGTTCACGTCAAAAATCACGCCACGTACTTCGTCGACACCCATCTGTTTAAGGCGAGCGCTATGCATCGCTAGGTAAGTCTCTGCACTGAGTTGGTCTTCAAAAAGGTAGACACCACCGCCCAGTTTTTCAGCTTCGTTTTCTGTCCAGATTTTCCAGATCATACCCGGTTCGTTGTTAATAGATTTTGCTAGGTCAACGAGCGCGTTCGACATCTCTTCACCAAATGGGCCGCTAAATTCAAAATCGACTTGTAATAATTTCATGGTTATTTCTCCAAACAGTTACTTGGTATTGCGCTAAGACTCATGGTCATTTCGCAAAACATAGGAGGCTTGATTGCCTGTTGAAATAGATATTACCTGTAAAAAACAGACAGAAAAGTTCATAATATAGTTAATAACTGTCAGGATTTTAGACCGATGAGATTAAAGACCACCCTAGACCAATGGCAAACCCTTTACGAGATTGACCGCGCAGGCAGTATTCAGGCAGCGGCACTGCAATTGAACAAGAGCCACACCACGCTGATCTATGCGCTGAGAAAGTTGGAGGATCAATTAGGCGTGACTTTAGTGCAGGTTGAAGGTCGTCGGGCAGTGCTGTCGGAAGACGGAAAGTCACTGCTGCGCCGGGCGAGTAGCATGCTGGAACAAGCTCGCGAGCTAGAGTTGATCAGTGAACAACTGGCGAAAGGTGTTGAGTCTGAAATTGTGATTGCGGTTGATCACTTGTGTTGTCTTGAGCGTCTTTATCAACCGATGGCTGCATTTTTGGCGGAGAACAACACCACATCAATACAAGTGATTGAAACATCATTGTCTAAGACGACGGAAATGGTGACTCAAGAACTGGCCGATGTGGCTATCATCAACTTGCCTATTACTAATTACTCAGCAGAAGCCTTTGGCTTTACGATGATGGAGCCCGTTGTCGCAAGTTCGCACTCTTTAGCTAACGTGTCATCTATATCGCTAAACCAGTTGTCGTCGCTGCCACAAATTGTGGTGCGAGACTTAGGTGCTCAAGCTAGTCAAGGCAGTAAAAAGCTAACTGAGAAAAAGGATGTGGGTTGGTTGAAGTCGAGTCAGCGTATTACGGTCGATAATTTCGATCATGCGTTTGGCGCGGTAGAGCAGGGAGTCGGGTATTGTCGACTACCCAAGCACATTGTTGAAAGTCGAGGAAGTGACAAGCTCACGGTGTTGAATGTGGAAAATGGCAGTGGATACCAAGTCCCGCTTCATCTCACTTTGCCAAAAGGGGCAAAGACAGGCCCTGCTGCAAAACGGTTCTACGAATTACTGCTAGAGTCAGCTGCTCCTGCCAACTAACCCTCATTCAGTTGGGCTCAAACTAGCGAGGTTGGTTGCCGTTTAAGAATAGTGCAACACACTCACGCGTGTAATTCAGTCTTTCATTATCAGACTCGCCGCTGTCGTGTCCGAAGAATGCCCAATAAGCCGACTTACCATGAAACATCAGCAACAATTGTCGTGCAGCAATGATCGGTGAACTTGATGTTGAAAGCGTTAAGTCACCCGAATCTATTTTCGACTGCAAATAATCAGCGAGTAACTTAGTGGTCTTCTGTGGCCCTGTTTCTAAATAAATAGAAGCAATTTCTGGATGTGTGTTGGATTGGCTCACCGCATTTTGAAAGGTCTGCCTAGACTGCTCATCAAGTAACAAATCTTGAAACTTCACACCAAACTTCACCAATTCCTCTTCCAAAGTGGCATTCATATCAAACGCTGAAGGGCTGAGTTCGCGTTCCGCACACTTGGTTTGCATGCAGGTTTCGAAAAGTTCGTCTTTGTTTTTAAAGTGGGAGTAGACCGTTTGCTTAGAAACGTTCGCTGCTTTCGCTATCTGATCCATATTGATCTTGAAGCCATGATCAGAGAAAAGTTGGCTTGCTGCGGTTAAGATCTGCGATCTCTTCTGTTCACTCTTGATGATTTTAGTCACGTGCTGTTTCTCGTTGCTTGGTACTTGGTGTTGCTCAGTTCAATGCATTTCGTTCTGCGCTAAGCATTATGCTTTTTGTGATGGTTTTATCAATCATTAACGATGAAACTTATTTTTAACATAATCAAACTAGACAGTCTAGTTTGGTTTGGTTAGTCTAAAAAAAGAATAGGATTGAGTACCGCATAGGAACAGTGAGTATGTATAAATTGATGAAGGGAAGTGCGGTGGCGTTATCTCTATCGGCTTTTCTTGTTGGATGTGGCGAAAAGGAACAAGCCCAAGAGTCGGTTGATTCAACCGCTGAAACGGCTTCGAGCGTCCAAACCATTTTAACCGTGGAAACGATGGCCTTGGCGCAATCTTCCTCTTATGCGGTACAGCGTGAATATGTTGGTGTGGTAAAAGCAGGGCAACAGGCGAATCTTGGTTTTGAATTGGCGGGTAAAGTAAACGAGATTCTAGTGGATGTCGGTGACACAGTAACCGAAGGTCAGCCGTTGATCCGATTGGATACTCAGTTATTGGAAACAGAGTCTAGCCAACTGAAAGCACAGGCTGAAGAAGTCAAAGCACAACTGAGCCTTGTGGCGGCAAACTTGAAGCGTCAACGTTCACTGAAAGCAAAGGGCTTCAGTGCCGAGGCTGAGATTGATTCTCTTACTAGTGAACAACGCGTATTGCAGGCGAACTTGCTGCGCATTGATGCCTCAGTAAAAGGCAATCAATTGAAACTAGTGAAATCGACAGTGCTTGCGCCTTATTCTGGCACCATCGCAACACGTTTTGTCTCTTTAGGTGATGTTGTAAATGTGGGTAATCCAACCCTGACACTGCTTGCCTCTGAAGGCAAAGAAGCGTTCATTGGTATTCCTGCCCATCAAATGCAAAAAGTGACTTCGCTTTCTTCGCCAAGTATTCGTGTCGGGCGAGACGATTTCGCTGTGAGCCTGCTTAATCCGGGGGCGATGGTGGATACTCAATCTCGCAGTGTTGGCCTACGTTACCTGTTTCCTGAGCAAGCTTCTGTTTTAGAAGGGCAACTTGCGTACCTTAAGTTTGATGAGCAAATCGATGACCAAGGTTACTGGGTTCCACTCACGGGTTTGATCGATGGTTTGCGTGGTGTGTGGAATATCTTCGTTATTGGTGAAGATAATAAGGTTGAACGTCGAAGCGTGCAGGTGTTGTTTGCCAACAACCAACAAGCCTACGTGAGCGGTGCAATCAGCGAAGGCGAGCAGGTGATATCCAGTGGTTTACATCGTTTGGTTCCCGGCCAAACCGTGAAGCCAGCCAGCGTTACTGCTGAATAGGAAATAGTATGAAAATCATAGAGACTATTTCTAACACTCGATTGCTTATTTTAATGACCGCACTGCTCATGGTGAGTGGTATTTCTGCGTTCATGACTCTGCCGCGTGCAGAAGATCCGGTAATCATCAACCGCTACGCGAACATCACAACCAGTTTCCCCGGCGCCAGTGCTGAGCGTGTTGAAACCTTGGTCACCGAGGTTATTGAGAACAAACTACGCGAGTTAAGTGAGGTTAAACTCGTCAGCTCGACGTCAAGGCCGGGTGTGTCGATTGTTACTTTGGAACTCAATGATGTGATTACCGAGCCTGAACCAGTTTGGTCTCAAGCTCGTGACAAGCTGTCTGACATCGAATCCATTTTACCTGCGGGTTCTCACTCTCCTGATCTCGACAGTGACCATACCTATGCTTTTACTACGATTACGGCGTTAACTTGGTCTGGTGCAGGCGAGCCTGACCGATTAACACTCGGGCGTTATGCCAAAGAACTCGCTAAGCGATTACGAACCTTGTCGGGAACTGAATTCGTTGATGAATACGGGATGCCGCAAGAAGAGATTCAAATCAGTTTACGCACTGCTGATGCTGCCGCGCTTGGTCGT of the Vibrio lentus genome contains:
- a CDS encoding lipocalin family protein, giving the protein MKKILLLLSVILLGGCVGMPETVKPVQQFELDRYLGKWYEVARLDHSFERGLDNISAEYSLRDDGGVKVINRGYSDEDGEWNEAEGKAYFVEGSEQGYLKVSFFGPFYGAYVVFELDKENYQYAFVSGPDTDYLWLLSRTPEVAPEVMEKFKAMSKERGFNTEELIYVEHSK
- a CDS encoding monooxygenase yields the protein MKLLQVDFEFSGPFGEEMSNALVDLAKSINNEPGMIWKIWTENEAEKLGGGVYLFEDQLSAETYLAMHSARLKQMGVDEVRGVIFDVNQPLTTINKGPING
- a CDS encoding LysR family transcriptional regulator; amino-acid sequence: MRLKTTLDQWQTLYEIDRAGSIQAAALQLNKSHTTLIYALRKLEDQLGVTLVQVEGRRAVLSEDGKSLLRRASSMLEQARELELISEQLAKGVESEIVIAVDHLCCLERLYQPMAAFLAENNTTSIQVIETSLSKTTEMVTQELADVAIINLPITNYSAEAFGFTMMEPVVASSHSLANVSSISLNQLSSLPQIVVRDLGAQASQGSKKLTEKKDVGWLKSSQRITVDNFDHAFGAVEQGVGYCRLPKHIVESRGSDKLTVLNVENGSGYQVPLHLTLPKGAKTGPAAKRFYELLLESAAPAN
- a CDS encoding TetR/AcrR family transcriptional regulator, which translates into the protein MTKIIKSEQKRSQILTAASQLFSDHGFKINMDQIAKAANVSKQTVYSHFKNKDELFETCMQTKCAERELSPSAFDMNATLEEELVKFGVKFQDLLLDEQSRQTFQNAVSQSNTHPEIASIYLETGPQKTTKLLADYLQSKIDSGDLTLSTSSSPIIAARQLLLMFHGKSAYWAFFGHDSGESDNERLNYTRECVALFLNGNQPR
- a CDS encoding efflux RND transporter periplasmic adaptor subunit; translated protein: MYKLMKGSAVALSLSAFLVGCGEKEQAQESVDSTAETASSVQTILTVETMALAQSSSYAVQREYVGVVKAGQQANLGFELAGKVNEILVDVGDTVTEGQPLIRLDTQLLETESSQLKAQAEEVKAQLSLVAANLKRQRSLKAKGFSAEAEIDSLTSEQRVLQANLLRIDASVKGNQLKLVKSTVLAPYSGTIATRFVSLGDVVNVGNPTLTLLASEGKEAFIGIPAHQMQKVTSLSSPSIRVGRDDFAVSLLNPGAMVDTQSRSVGLRYLFPEQASVLEGQLAYLKFDEQIDDQGYWVPLTGLIDGLRGVWNIFVIGEDNKVERRSVQVLFANNQQAYVSGAISEGEQVISSGLHRLVPGQTVKPASVTAE